From the genome of Desulfobaculum xiamenense:
AAGAAGAAGATCGGCCATCACGCCTTCAACCGCTTCCCGACTCTCGCCGGACTCATGGTCGTCATCGGCCTGCTGTTCTCCGTGGGCATGAAGGCCATGGGCCATAGCGCCACGGCGTTCCTCAAGGGATTCTGGTTTGTGTTCCTCATCGGCGTGCTGTCCTACTTCATGGCCTATCAGGCCACGATGAAGCATTACGGCATCGGCTACGCCGCGTGGGCCATCTTCCTCGGCATGCTCATCTCCAATACCGTGGGTACCCCCAAGTGGGTCAAGCCCGCGTTGCAGGTGGAATTCTACATCAAGACCGGTCTCGTCCTGCTGGGCGCCGAGGTGCTCTTCAACAAGATCATCGCCATCGGCGTTCCGGGCATCTTCGTGGCGTGGGTGGTCACCCCCATCGTGCTCATCTCCACCTTCATCTTCGGCCAGAAGGTGCTGAAGATTCCGTCCAAAACGCTGAACATGGTCATCTCCGCCGACATGTCCGTGTGCGGCACCTCGGCGGCTATCGCCACCGCAGCCGCCTGCCGCGCCAAGAAGGAGGAGCTGACCCTGTCCATCGGCCTGTCGCTGGTGTTCACCTCGATCATGATGATCGTCATGCCTGCCGTCATCAAGGCCACGGGCATGCCCTTCATCCTCGGCGGCGCGTGGATGGGCGGCACCATCGACGCCACGGGCGCCGTGGCTGCTGCCGGCGCGTTCCTGTCTGAGAAGGCCCTCTACGTGGCCGCCACCATCAAGATGATCCAGAACGTCCTCATCGGCGTGACGGCATTCGGCGTGGCCGTGTACTGGTGCGCCAAGGTGGAGTGCGAGGCAGGCAAGACCGTGGGCTGGATCGAAATCTGGAACCGCTTCCCCAAGTTCGTGCTGGGCTTCATCTCCGCATCCATCATCTTCTCGGTGATGTACGGCGCGCTCGGCTCCGACGTGGGCTTCTCCGTGGTTGACCACGGCGTGATCCGCGGCTTCAGCAAGATCTTCCGTGGCTGGTTCTTCTGCATGAGCTTCGCGGCCATCGGCCTTGCCACCAACTTCCGCGAGCTGAAGTCGTACTTCAAGGGCGGCAAGCCGCTCATCCTGTACGTGTGCGGTCAGTCCCTCAACCTCGTGCTGACCCTGATCATGGCCTACATCATGTTCTATCTGGTCTTCCCCGACATCACCGCCAAGATCTGACGGCGTCGGTTCCGATCGCGACGGCGGGAGCCATCGGCTCCCGCCATTTTCGGTTTGCAGCAAGGAGATTCGAGATGCAGGAGAAAAGTTTCGCCGGGCGTTGGCTGTCCTTCGCGGCTGCCGTGCTGGTGACGATGGTGGTGGTGTTCGTGGCCTGTCCGGCGCTGGTCAATGCCGTTCCGGAGATGCGCCGCATGGCTGATTTCGTGGACGAGTCCAACATCGAGACGGGCGAGTTCTACTACACGGATGTCGAGTGCGTGGGGCACGCCAACATCGGCGCGCGCAGCACCTTCGACTATACGCCGAGTGGACCGCATCCCGCCGCGCAGGTGGACTAGCGTCCGTCGCGCCCCGGGGTGAGCATCTCGTCGATGCGGCGCGAGACGCCGCGCAGGAAGACGAGCATGCGCACCGAGGCGGCAATGAGGTAGAGCAGGCATTCGAGGGTGGTCGTGCCGAGGCCGTGGACTCGGCTGTAGAAGTGGAAGAGCACGGCGAGCAGTCCGGCGTTGAGCAGCATGACGGCAAGCGCCGTGTGCAGGCGGGAGCGCAGTTCCCGCCCGGCGAGTTCGTCGCGATGCGCCAGCACGGCCGAGGCGACGAGGGACATGAGCCCCATCCATGCCCGCGAGAAGAGATCCACGGAGACGAAGCCCATGACGATGGCGAGAACCGCGACGTGAGCCGGATGCATGA
Proteins encoded in this window:
- a CDS encoding YeiH family protein — its product is MSENSNIVVDSSSSSWSDLWRKEDYLAIWLGFFLLLVGGLIYFNNVPKDMDETFARANSIMAAEAERAPFKTVAYYEAQDKKEGVQASKSAIGKSIKSWTAAPGNWKDNPLDSFYMSSERAAELNAAAMPKYEAAKAVAAEARTVAVVAEEAAAAAGFMNAELNTAAEDGIQNWLKAKSKAKSVKKKIGHHAFNRFPTLAGLMVVIGLLFSVGMKAMGHSATAFLKGFWFVFLIGVLSYFMAYQATMKHYGIGYAAWAIFLGMLISNTVGTPKWVKPALQVEFYIKTGLVLLGAEVLFNKIIAIGVPGIFVAWVVTPIVLISTFIFGQKVLKIPSKTLNMVISADMSVCGTSAAIATAAACRAKKEELTLSIGLSLVFTSIMMIVMPAVIKATGMPFILGGAWMGGTIDATGAVAAAGAFLSEKALYVAATIKMIQNVLIGVTAFGVAVYWCAKVECEAGKTVGWIEIWNRFPKFVLGFISASIIFSVMYGALGSDVGFSVVDHGVIRGFSKIFRGWFFCMSFAAIGLATNFRELKSYFKGGKPLILYVCGQSLNLVLTLIMAYIMFYLVFPDITAKI